TCTATGGGTCGGATAGTTACCAAAGGTAGAAATATTGACTGCTGGGTCCCTGAACATATCATGGGTCGTCAATATTCCAGTATCGCAGGTGCTAACAACCTGTCCCTGCCCCTGAAGATTCTTACGCCATATCTTCCTGTCCACCTGTTTCCAGGTCTGGGTAACCCATTGACCTGATTGATTATAGGCAACCGGATGGAGATATGGTTCTATATGCATTACCTCGTTCATCCGCGCAATTTCATTGAGATGAGAACGATCAGAACGAATCTTTAAAATCTTACCATATTCGGTATCAGACACCTCAAGGATTTCACAACCGATCTTCTCCAGACGATTTTTAACAAGATATATGTTTTCATCCATAAATAAAATCACCAGCCATTCCCTTTCATTTGGTAACTCCTTAAATAAAGTGCTAATCTTGTAAGCGGGTTCATAGTTTCCAATCCAGTTAACAAAAGGTAATCCTTCAACAACTGCCTTTCTACTTCTATCCATCTTTGCAATGAATGCGTTAAACGGAATGTATTGAATCAGTTTCACTCCATGGGATTCAATTGCCTGTTTCATATCCTCATAGATAGGACCTTTAATATGGATAAGATAATAATCTGATTCACCAGTGAGCTCTGCCGGAATCTCCGGAAGTTTTTCTCTCGGGTTGAAATAATATTCCCCTATCGCAACATAATCATATTCTGGCAGATAGGGTGGTGTAAATGTCCCACTCTGTTGTGATACCAGATATGGGTCTACAACAGTCATAAGACTCAATATCAAAATGATTTGCATTATACCTCCCTTTTTTTCATTTTATTCCACTCATTTTTCTTATTTGTCATTTTTATCCGTACCACCCCCTTTCTTTTTTTAATCAATAATTGTGCATAATTATAAGTTAGAATCCATAACATTTAATCCACCATCTATTGTAAATTATAATAAAAATCTATTAAATGTCAAGGGGGAAACGACAGCGTCTATTGAATACATACACCTTTGAAAAACCAGAAGATTTTGCATATTCAAGTCCATCTTTTATTCCTCTCCCAAGGTCTTCCACCTTATGAGAATCAGAACCAATTGTGATTATCTCAATACCGGCTTCTTTCGCAAGTTTGATAAATTCAACCGATGGATAAAATTCGTTATTTCTTCTAAGCCCTGCAGTATTTATCTCCAGCCCTGTTTCATATTCTGCCATAAGTTGGAAAATTTGATATACATACTCACGATTAAATTTTTTAATCCTTTCTCCATAAAAATTCAATCCATATTTCTTATATACATCAAAATGAGCAACAGCATCAAAAAGCCTTGAACGGACAAGGATTTCCATTGTTGAAAAATATTTATCAAGCAAAACTTCCGCGTTATGTTTTTCAAAATAATAATTGCATTCTCTGGAACTATCAATACAGATATGGTCAAGACAATGGATACCAGCAAGAAGATAATCAAGAGAAAGCCCTTTAATCACTTCTTTTAAACGTTCTTCCACGCCATCAAAGAATCCCACTTCAATACCAAATTTTATGTTCAAACCTTTACTTCGGTATTGCTCTCTTAAATCAAATATTTCGTTCTGTAATTTCAAGAGGCTTTTATTACCAATTGGCTTAATTTCACCATTGAATCTTATTAAATTATCATTTCTTTCTTTATCCAGTTCACAATGGTTAGTAAAACAGATTTCTTTTAACCCAAGACTAAGCGCCTTTTCACAATAATCGCGTAGGCTGCCATCCGCATCTATTGAATGACCTGTGTGGATATGATAATCAACCATATTATAAAATCACTCGATCATCAAGAGGTTCAAATCTATCTGCCTTTTCTTTCAAATCATAAGCCGTATTATCTGGAAATGAAAAAATCTCAACCTTTTTATGTTTGTTCTTAACAAATTCCACGAGCGGCACAAAATCACCATCGCCTGATGCAAGGACTATTGTATCAACATAATCAATCATTCCTAAAATATCAAGGGCAATACCCATATCCCAGTTTGCCTTTGCTGAACCGTCGGCACGGGTGCGCACATCTTTTATTTTAACAATGTAACCGATATGCTCAAGGCTGGTTGCGAAAGGTTTTACATCTCCTTCCGGTGGCTGCACAATATAAGCATATGCCTTAACCAGATTTCTGTCCCCGGTGATTAATCTCAATAATTTCTCATAATTCACCTTTGCACCATAACTCATCTTCGCCGAATAATATAAGTTTTGCGAATCAACAAATATTGCAATGTTCTCTTTCTTTGTTAGACTGGAGGCAGCAAGCAAGGTTCTGAGCAAACGGACTTCTTCATAAACCTTGCTGTTCCATTCAATACTTTTTGTCATTAGGGATTTAATATCTTCCAAGGTTTGAAATAAAAGGGTGAATTTTTTTTCCAAAATTTCATTTATATCTTCTTTTTTAATTTCTATTGTCTCCATATATTACTCCTTGTCTTTTCCTAATTCACGTCTTTTAAAAAGCGGTAGATAATTATACAAAGAAGGCTTTGATTTTTCATTCGGGGCATTGGTCCATACCAGAGTATATTCTTGTGTCCCCCGTATATCAACAAAGATAAATTCTTGCCCATTATAATACTGCCAGTATTCATAGGGTTTGGATTCTTCAAATTGTTTATTATCAATCTCGTCCGGTGGGCCAAATTTTATATATATACGTCCCCGATCAGTCTTTGAGCCCGGCAGATATCCCTCCTGAAAATTTGCATCAGCATATTCATAACGACGAGAAATTTCCTTATAGTCGTGTTTCTCCCAGAATCTCTTTAAATATAACCTCCTTCCCTCATCCTTGAGTGTTTTAAAATATTTATATTCCTGACTGCTTACAAAGTATTCAATTGCATCATAATAAGGTAAATCTTCAGAAGTAATTTCTATCTTTTCTTTTGTTTTCCTTATTGCAAAACTGATTGATTTTTCTAATTTACGATTGATAAGTGAATCAAAAACAACAACCTTAAGCTGATAGTTCCCGGGTTTTAGGGTTTCAATATTGATACCTAAATTCAGTGCCTGTTGGATGAATTTTTTTTCAATAGATTTAGTAACTTTTCTTATAATTTTTTCGCTTGTATCTGTAATTATATATGAGACCGTTAATTTTGTGGTATCCGGGATGATATTATATATTTCGTAATATAAAAATAGATTCTTGGTACCTTCTTCAAAAATACCTGAAGGATTAGGCATAATTCTTAAATTGCCTTTTGTCAGATACCCCCCAGTTGTGTCACTTATTATTGAACTTGCCAGTAAAAGATCACTCATAAAATAATCTAATTCAGTGATTGATTTCTTACCTTTAACCACTCCTTTATTCGCGCCACAAACTAATTCAACACTCCAATTGTAATCATCGTAAGGCAGATATTTACCAAATTGCAGATAAAATACCATCTCTTCCTTTGCTGCTTGAGAAAAGGAAGGAATTGTAAATTTATTTGATAAGGAATCATAAATAGAATCAGTTCCTGATTGATTTACTATTTTACATTTTAAAAGACAATCAGCAATTATCCTTCCGTCAATTTCTTTATAATAAAGTTCATTATAAGGTATCGCACAATTAAATTCAAGGTAAAAAATATTTTCAACTCTTGTCTGAATACCGAGTGAGTCTTTGACATTTAATGGGGTGTAGTACAGAACAGGCTGAACATAAAAATTTATTGAACAAAACAATATCTGTATAAAAATCATATTCTTTCTCCCTGGGGATTTATGAGGATATATTCGCCGAATCCATGTCGGTCATAAAATACGAATTTTAAATTCAGTTTATAATAAAACCAAATTTCATAGGGTTTTGTTGAAAGTTCATAGGGTCTGGATTGTATTTCATCTGGAGGTCCGAATTTAATATATATTCTTCCACGATCACTCCGCCAGCCTTTGTCACCGAATGAAAAATGCTCATCGGCATAGGCAATGCGGTCAAAATATTCCCGCTCTCTTTCATTATACTCAGTATTGGGTGTTGGGTCATATTGTTTCCAGAATGCCTTCCAGAGTGAATCCCTTTCTTCTAACCTTGCTCTCCTCAACTGGCTCAGTTCATTCGGTGTTGCTATATATTCAAGCTGGCTTACCCTTAAATACCAGGTCTTTTCATCTAAATAAAATGGCCTATCAATATCAATGGGAATGTTCAATACCTCAATTTTTTTCCCATTGTTTTCTATGACAAAATCTAATTTATATTTTCCATTTGAAAGATGCCCGACAAAAAAGTCAACTGTATCCTCATAGGTACCAGACTTCAACGACTCAGTTTTTTTCATATTCTGCAGATAGATATTGATATCTCCCGACCTGTTTTCAGGATTGATCACCGTAAATGTGATAATTATCGTATCATTTATAAATCGCGAACGCACATTGGCGAGATATTCAAAAGTCTGGATATTGTCATTTACATTCAGAAGTTCAGCACCCTGTAAATCAATTATTTTAAGATTAAACCTTGATGCTGTTCTCGGTATGATTAGATTGATTGAATCATAGTAATTTGTAGAATCTCTTTCCCTCTCTCTGAGCCAGTAATCGCCTGCAACCTGGTGTTTCTTTTTGTCAAATACTACCAATTGGATTTCATAGGTTGCCATAGTAATTGAATCAACTGAAGTAAATCTCAAAATCTGGGCAGGAATTTCCAACATAACATTCATATTAAAAGATGAATCATCAAGAGGTGCGTATGCAACCTGCCATTTTATTGTTGATAATATTAAATAAATTAACATCATTATATCTTTTCCAGATTTTTGTTTTTAAACACTGAATTTAAAGCCTGGTCAATTTTCTTTACAAAATGAAATTTGAGTCCCTTTTTCACATGTGGGGGTATCTCAAGCAGATCCTTCTTATTTTCTTCGGGTAAATAAATCGTATCAATACCTGCGCGTTTTGCAGCAATAACCTTCTCCTTGATACCACCAACTGGTAAGACCCTTCCTGTTAAGGTTATTTCACCCGTGAAGGCAATCTTTGGATCTATCACCTGATTTCTAAATAATGAACTTAATGACATAATTACTGCCAGTCCAGCAGACGGCCCATCCTTGGGTATGGCGCCTGAAGGAATATGAATATGTAAATCGTAATCATCAAAATTTTCTTTTATACCCCACTTATCAAACTTTGTCTTGAGATATGAGACTGCCGCCTGACAGGACTCTTTCATCACATCACCTAATAGACCGGTCAGGATCAAACCCTTTTTTCCTTTAACTTTTATTGATTCAATAAAAATTATCTCCCCGCCCGTAGGTGTCCAGGCAAGTCCTGTGGCAAGTCCTACTTCACCCCGGCGTGCAGCAACCTCAGAGAATGTTTTGGGTGGTCCAAGGAATTCACAAAGATTCTTTTCGTCCACACGTACGGGTTTCTTTTTCCCTTCAGCAAAACGCTTTGCAACCTTCCTGCATATTGAACCAATTTCTCGTTCAAGATTTCTCACCCCTGCTTCTTTAGTATAATTATTGATTATCATTTTTATTGCTGATTCTTCAAATTGAATATATTCTGGTTTCAAACCACTTTCAGCAGTCTGCCGTGGAACCAAATATTTTTTTGCAATCTCAACTTTCTCTTCAAGGATATAACCAGGCAGTTCTATTATCTCCATACGATCTTTCAATGCAGGAATTATTGGATCTATTAGATTGCCTGTGGCAATGAACATTACATTTGATAAATCAAAAGGAACTTCAAGATAATGGTCAGAAAAAGCATAATTTTGTTCAGGGTCAAGAACCTCCAAAAGGGCGCTTGAAGGGTCGCCTCTAAAATCAGTACCTACCTTGTCAATTTCATCAAGCATAAAGACTGGATTCTTTGAACCACAATTCTTTATAGATTGAATAATTCTACCCGGAAGCGCACCGATATAAGTACGACGATGCCCTCGAATTTCTGCCTCATCCCTTATCCCACCGAGCGATATGCGAACAAATTTCCTGCCCAATGCACGGGCAATCGATTTTCCCAATGATGTTTTACCTACACCCGGTGGACCGATAAAACAAAGAATTGTGCCTTTTGAGTCTGGTTTTAATTTTTTCACTGCTAAATACTCAAGTATTCTTTCTTTTACTTTCTCAAGGTCATAATGGTCTTCATCTAAGATTTTTTTTGCCCTTATGAGGTCATGATTATCCTCTGTTGAGATTGACCAGGGCAGAGAAATCAACCAATCAAGATATGTCCTTGAAACTGTATATTCTGCAGCCTGGGGTGGCATTTTGGAGAGGCGGTCAAGTTCTTTCAACGCAACCTTTTCCACATTTTCTGGCATTTTAGCTTCTTGAATTTTTTTTCTTAATTCTTCAATTTCACGGGTATGTTCATCGGTCTCTCCGAGTTCCTTCTGGATTGCCTTTAACTGCTCCCTTAAATAAAATTCTTTCTGACCTTTGTCAAACTCATTCTTAACCTGAGTTCTAATCTTGGCTCCGAGTTCTAAGATACTAATCTCTTTCTGCAAAAGTGGGATCAATTTCAAAAATCTTTCCTTGGGTTCAGCAATTTCAAGAATTGCCTGTTTTTCATTCACATCCAGGTTTGTGTATCCGGTAACAAAATTAATGAGACGGTCCGGATCATCAATATTTAATACAATTGCTCCAAGTTCATCGGGTAGGTATGGCGCCAATGATACAAGTTGCTGGAACATTGTTACCACATTCCGCATCAAAGCCTCAATTGATACATTCTTTTTATACCCATCTGTATATAACTGAATTTTTGCCTTGAGATATGGTTCAACCTGAGTAAATTCCAGAACCTTGAAACGTTTCAGTCCCTTAACCAGCAATCTGATTGTCCCATCAGGAAATCTAAGCATTTTTGTAATCTGTATAACACATCCCACCTGATAAACTTCTTCAGGTTTTGGTTCCTCAATATCGGGGTTTCGCTGGGTTATAGCACCAGCAAGTTTGTTTGTGGTGAGTATCTCATCAATCAATTTAGCAAGCCTTGGTGTTTGTATGATCAGAGGTACCATCTGATCAGGAAATATAACACCGCCCTTGATTGGAATAATACCTAATTCATCAGGAATCGCAATCTCTTTCTCTTCCATATTTTAGTTCTCCTCAATCGGTATAATATATTCTTTTAAAACAGAAAATTCTATTGTCAAAATCCCATGTTTTAATTTATATCTTCCATATTGTGGGTCAACGGGTAAAGGAAATTCTATCCTTCTAAAAAATCTACCATAGGCAATCTCAAGATTATGAAAAACCACATTTTGTCTCTTTGTACTTTGCTCTGCTATTTTAGGCTTTTTAGTTCCCGTAACTGTCATATGATTCTGTCCGACATATATCGTAATATCTTTTAATTCCACCCCGGGTATTTCAATAATAACAAATATCTTCTCATCGATGATATACAAATCATAAAGGGGTTGCCAGTTTATAAAATAATCTGTGCTATATTCTTCAGCCAATGTTTTATCTTTCTCAAAAATTATTCTGATTTCAGAAATATCAATATTATCCATACCCGTATTATTCTGCTTCATAGTAAATTATATATCAAATACTATTCCTGTCAAGAAAGGATTAGCGGGGTCTCAAAAATCCTATAGGCAGAATCATCTCTTCCATTGAGATTCCACCATGCTGGAATGTGTATTTAAACTCTCTTTCGTATTCAGTCGGTTTGGTTGGATATATAAAATAATAATCTTCGCGTGCAATAAGAAAACGGACCGAAGGGTCTTCAGCGGGTAAATACAATTCACCAGGATTGTTTAATAGTAATGCGGCCTTCTCATCAGCCCTCAATGCTGGACCATATTTATATCTCAAATTTGGTGAAATATCTCTGCCCCCGTATACAATCGTTGGTCTCCGCACATGTATAAAACCATGGTCACTTGTAAGAATTACCTGCCGCTTTTTGTTTGCAATCAATTTAAATAATTCAAAAATAGGTGATATTGGAAACCAGTAGCTCAAAAGATTTAGCAATACGCGTTCATCATCTAAAAGTCCTTTCATATCTCCCCTTCCCGGAATTGAATGCAACAAAAGGTCAAAAAAGTTTATTATCACAATCGTTATATCACTACGGTCCTGGGCAATCTTCTGAATATTTTTTTCAAGGTCCTCAATAGTTGACAATTTATGAAAACTAAAAGTGATTTTGAGGTTGTTGCGTTTCAACAATTCTGTAAATAACTCTTTTTCAAAACGATTTTGACCTTTTTCTTCAAAGAGCCAGTATTGTGGATATTTCTGAAGAATTTCAAGCGGTAATAAACCGGCAAAAATGCTATTTCTTGAATATGGCGTTGCCGATGGCAAAATTGAATAGTAATACTGTGTATTTATTTCAAAAAAATCACGCAGATAAGGCTGGAGTTTTAGATACTGGTCAAGACGCATGGAATCAAATATAACAAAAAATAGCGGACCGTTTTTTAATGCCGGGAAAACGACCAAATTAAATAAATTATGGGAGAGTATTGGACCTTTATTTTTAATAAAATTTTTGTATTCATAAATAATATATTTTGAAAAACCAGAGTTCGCACTCTGTTTTCTTTCATCATGTATCTCTTTTAATTCCTTGCTCCCATATTCCAAAAAACGCAAATCCCAGGTCACAAGGTTCCGGTAGTAATCAATCCACTCATTATAATCAACAGGTTGAGAAATTGCATTAAACTGGTTCGCATATTCTTCAGCCATCTTTTCTTCAATCAATTGCCTTCTTTTTAAAATCCTGTTAAGTACAGAAAGAATCTGATTAAAACTGAACGGCTTTGTGATGTAATCATCAACCCAACCACTGTAAGCCTGTTTCATCAGTGTTTCTTCTTCACTCTTAGTCACCATCACAACAAGTTGCTGGGGATTATCAAGTTTTATTCTTTTCAAAACCTCAAGTCCATCAACACCGGGCATAATCTCATCAAGAAAAATCAAATCAAACACCTCGTGGCTGGCAATCCTTACCCCATCCTCGCCACTTGTTGCTGTTTTTACTTCATAACCTTCCTGATTTAAAAGATAAATAAATGGTTTCAAAAGTTCAATTTCATCATCAATCCATAAAATTTTCATTTTAACTCCTTGGTATAAAAATTTGAAATGTTGTACCACCAGGACCGGTCTTTTTTAATATCAATCTTCCATTATGATAGCCCTCAATTATTCTTTTTGTCAACACCAATCCCAGACCCCATCCATATTTTTTTGTTGTATATCCGGGCTTGAATATATCCTTCGCCTGTTTTATTCCACCACCGGTATCGGTTATTTCAATCAATGCCCCACCATCAGCGGTTTGGGTTTTGACTGACACAATTCCTGGCTTTGAACCTATCGCATCAAGGCCATTCTTTAAAATATTTTCAACTGCCCAATCAAGTAAAATATCATCAAATTTTATCATGGGCAATGGTTGATAATTTTCAATGAATTGAATTTGATTGTGGGCACGCCGTTTTACATAGTTTACTGCCTTTTGTATAATTGGTATAGGGTCTTTCTCCACAAGTCGCGGCGGCATACCGATTCTGGAAAATTTTTCTAATACCTCTTTCATTCTCTGGGCATCCTCAGCAATACCTTCGTAGATCTCTTTGGGTACACTCTTTCTTAATGTTTCAAGCCAACCCGAAAGAGAAGAAAGTGGAGTTGCAAGTTGATGTGCAGTCTCTTTGGCAAGTGAATACCATATCTTTTCTTCTTCACTCCTTCTATAAATAAGATACCCCCAGAAACCCAAAAACAAAAAGGCAAGTAAAAATGCGGTCATTAGAAAAGGAAGAATTCTAAGCGACCTTGTGAATGGTGATAGCCCATAATGGACATACCCCACAAAAGTAGAGTCAGAACCGCTTCTTATTACTATCGGTATCGGTTTGTGCTCACGATCAAGATTCCTCGCTACCCTTACCAGATTCGTATCTGAAACATTCTTTGCTGAATATGGTCTACCCTGTGCATCGGTTAAGACCACCGGAAAATCAATTTTTTCAATCACCTCACGGAATAACAATGCAAGCAACTCTTCTTCACTTGCCCCGGGACCCGATGCATAACTGGCAAATATCCTTGATGTAGTTTCGGTTTCTTTGCGTATTCGTTGGATTAAAAAGTTGGAATAAATATATGTGCCGATACCAATCAGACCGATGCCAATTAAGAAATATATGACCAGAGTCCGCGATGTAAATCCGCTGGTCTCAGGCAAAACTCCTTTTTCTTCTCTACGCCTTAATAGCCTCATATTTCTTTCTTTTTTCAAGATATAATCTCTTATCTGCATTATCAATCAGTATTCCAAAGTCTTTACCGTCCTCAGGATAAGTAGCAATGCCGCAAGAGAAATTGACAAACAATTCATCCTTTTTCAATCTGGTTATCAGTGCCCTTGCCTTTTCAATACGAGATCTTATTGCACGGGCACCCGCATTTGGCAAGATTATTATAAATTCATCACCGCCATACCGGGTGACATAACCGTCTTTTATAATTTCTTTAAATATCTGTGAAATTCTTTTTAACAAATGGTCTCCTGCGATATGCCCGTATTGATCGTTATATTCTTTGAATCGATCAAGATCAATCATTGCAATCGCAAATTGTTTATGCGACTTTTCAATTAGTTCATTCAATTTTTCCCTTAAAAATCTATAATTGTAAACACCGGTAAGTTCATCCGTATACGAAATTATTAGGTTCCTTTCAAAGAGTCTGTTATTTTCCATTGCCAGACCGAGAAAATCACCAAATGCCTCTAATAATCTAATCTTATTAAGGTCTGGCACACGGTTATCCACTGGATCGGCAAGGGATAAAATACCCAATATCTCACCGTTCCTTGAATAGATTGGACTGATCAAAATATCACCCTGCGACCATAGATTATGCACCCTTTTTGGCACCGATGGGATTTTATATACTTCATAATTTCTTATTTCTTTAAAAACTTCTTCGCTTGGTACATAATATGAATTAGAAATTCGGAACCGGTCTTCCATTAAAATTTTTATCAGTTTATACGGAGGGTGGACCTTTTTTGCTTCACGGAATTTTTTCAATGAAATGCCTGCACTATGAAAACGCTCAAACGAGTCTGTTTCAGGGTCATAAACTGAGCACATAATTTTCTTAAAACCAAGAATCTGCTGAGCACGGCGTAAAACCTCGGTGAAGAAATGTTTTAATTCATAAGGAGATAATAAAAGTTTTGCAATATCCTGCAGTCCCCTGCTTTCAAGGAGTGCCTTATTCAATGCCTGGAACAGTTCAATCCTTTCCAGGGCAATAGATGCCTGATTTCCAAGAAATTTCAAGCGCATTATTGCATTTGTCTGATTTCTCATTTTATCATAGTCATCCAGTAAAAAGAATCCCCTGCCCATATTTTTTACTGTAAAAGGAACGATAAGTACGACACCCGGATTCAAACTATCAAGAAAAAATTTCAAAAATTTATTTTTGGACTTTTCCAATTTCAAAATCTGTCTGCTTTGTGATATCTGACGATATACTGCATCGGGAAGTAATTTTATAGATTTTTTTTTATTCCTGCCTACAAGATGGTCTTCAACCATATAATATAAAAATACCTTATTTGTATCAAGAAGTTTCTGGGCAGCACTTTCTACAAACCATACAACCTTATTCAATTCAAGGGTTGTAATAACATTCAAGTTTAATTCATTGATTACCTGAAACTCAGAAATCCTTTCCCTCGCAACATTGCTGACCGCAATAATTTGAGTTATGAGTTTAACGATACTTCTCAAT
The sequence above is a segment of the candidate division WOR-3 bacterium genome. Coding sequences within it:
- a CDS encoding sensor domain-containing diguanylate cyclase, with product MITIEKRIDKFLSVLNSIRIQEIDVKEFARLLGTNIASQGCLLMQDNKILYQYKSTPDQIKYLRENYFFEEFEISGLKYSLYMMFEPGEMLDSNIMGKLRSIVKLITQIIAVSNVARERISEFQVINELNLNVITTLELNKVVWFVESAAQKLLDTNKVFLYYMVEDHLVGRNKKKSIKLLPDAVYRQISQSRQILKLEKSKNKFLKFFLDSLNPGVVLIVPFTVKNMGRGFFLLDDYDKMRNQTNAIMRLKFLGNQASIALERIELFQALNKALLESRGLQDIAKLLLSPYELKHFFTEVLRRAQQILGFKKIMCSVYDPETDSFERFHSAGISLKKFREAKKVHPPYKLIKILMEDRFRISNSYYVPSEEVFKEIRNYEVYKIPSVPKRVHNLWSQGDILISPIYSRNGEILGILSLADPVDNRVPDLNKIRLLEAFGDFLGLAMENNRLFERNLIISYTDELTGVYNYRFLREKLNELIEKSHKQFAIAMIDLDRFKEYNDQYGHIAGDHLLKRISQIFKEIIKDGYVTRYGGDEFIIILPNAGARAIRSRIEKARALITRLKKDELFVNFSCGIATYPEDGKDFGILIDNADKRLYLEKRKKYEAIKA